The following coding sequences are from one Chloracidobacterium sp. window:
- a CDS encoding prepilin-type N-terminal cleavage/methylation domain-containing protein, which translates to MKKEPFNKKRFDGGFSMPELLVVLTIIGVMGAVAIFYATAHKKLYQPDDQALQIADILQEGRQRALTQRRPMRVEINLTNNTAKLYDEITTATSNDDVLIKAMTLFASTNVKVDSRPAEIGYNPPESMPVPNAVFKPSVYPPSISQNVCTIRFLANGSAVDAGTNATGTGAVPTGITLHIWQPTKGTPTQSDIARSITVLGATGVIRMWEFNHPSTASNKWQDSRRSGTYGG; encoded by the coding sequence ATGAAAAAGGAACCTTTCAATAAGAAACGTTTCGATGGCGGCTTTTCGATGCCGGAATTGCTAGTGGTATTGACGATAATCGGCGTTATGGGAGCGGTAGCGATCTTTTACGCGACTGCCCACAAAAAGCTTTATCAGCCTGACGATCAGGCTCTGCAGATCGCCGATATACTACAGGAAGGCCGTCAGCGAGCACTTACCCAACGCCGTCCGATGCGTGTAGAGATCAACCTGACAAACAACACGGCCAAATTATACGACGAGATAACAACAGCCACGTCGAATGACGATGTGCTGATCAAAGCTATGACGTTGTTTGCCAGTACAAATGTGAAAGTTGATTCAAGGCCCGCAGAGATCGGGTATAACCCGCCTGAATCGATGCCGGTACCAAACGCCGTTTTCAAACCGAGCGTTTATCCGCCCAGTATCAGCCAAAATGTTTGTACGATACGCTTTCTAGCGAATGGCTCGGCGGTAGATGCCGGCACCAATGCGACCGGCACCGGTGCCGTTCCCACAGGCATAACTCTTCACATTTGGCAGCCCACCAAAGGCACACCCACCCAATCAGATATTGCCCGAAGCATAACGGTGCTGGGAGCAACCGGTGTGATAAGAATGTGGGAATTCAACCACCCGTCGACTGCCTCGAACAAATGGCAGGACTCGCGTCGATCGGGCACGTACGGCGGTTGA
- a CDS encoding pilus assembly PilX N-terminal domain-containing protein, whose amino-acid sequence MMKRKTAALWANISKSISSAAKDDHGQRGSAMVIALMVMLLLMGFVALAISRTNSETIAASNDESETKAFEAANASLEVLTRNFNKIFETKLTIAPSDITRIQGQFPPDFDTGYTFDQTVTQTQATRDVVLTGEFFQGLNARRDEWQLDSVATDNANGVQVALRRKFLNNRIPVFQFGIFYDDDLEFHPGPRFDFGGRVHSNGSIFLAASTGLYFSSKVSAANHVVTDVAKNGNAYTAWGDNVFVKNASGVFTKLAYNMGSVLTNPAVGAPATTSPLPTTYKSANWKSNMNLFQGNLLANTKPLQLPLKINSDISLQNLDLVEVIKRGKKIGDIWNNGTGTVASPSLAAVTAANEDDKVTAAERYYNKTGIRVSLADSKVKLPGCATTLGTAVTTPCGIRLDGDATGLVSGAIAGNRGYVPRAMTGTPAYQATAVNGNRFATGNAGGGENWIKIETVVFNPATITYDTMDITQDMLALGVTDVPANDTTFKIADANYYTNGIDGRSVFELQRFIITGPNIPNTGYISSVGTGANSYNYIMPGTVATGKSCTSGVDALTTTGADIGTITGSPSYFPNNFSGDQRFVMRSATVTGITGKIPCVVPFPINMFDTREGLYNDTSSVFNPKSGTAPGYGTAVPWAGVMSIVDIDVANLKKFLDGTWDAKMPTGTPYYTASGHVLRSSDIPQNNGWVIYVSDRRGDFDFDGEYDMEDIFGANDGIMQPSEDFNGSGNLQADYTNEAIRYTGTGASAPRDIAAVFNHKFYRRGVRLKNGTLPPGIYDSATPSNTRGITFASENGVYIQGNFNATGISSVGTPTASNLYLPQGTSSHIPASVAGDAITILSNAWTDGESFVYPFTLSSRAASETTQRFAMLGGDTITSLSGSPNQGGGDLRMNGGVHNFMRFLENWGTRLNYAGSLINLYNSHNNNGAFKCCNNVYDPPERNWVFDATFLDVNRLPPGTPYFQNIQMTGFQRVN is encoded by the coding sequence ATGATGAAACGAAAAACTGCAGCACTTTGGGCGAATATTAGTAAAAGCATCTCGTCAGCCGCCAAGGACGATCACGGTCAGCGCGGTTCGGCAATGGTCATCGCATTGATGGTGATGCTCTTGTTGATGGGATTTGTCGCACTTGCGATCTCGCGAACCAATAGCGAGACGATCGCCGCTTCCAACGACGAATCGGAAACGAAGGCTTTCGAGGCTGCAAATGCGAGTCTCGAGGTACTAACACGTAATTTCAACAAGATCTTTGAGACCAAACTAACCATCGCACCATCAGATATCACCCGGATTCAGGGACAATTTCCCCCGGACTTTGATACGGGATACACATTCGATCAAACGGTAACGCAAACTCAAGCGACACGCGACGTTGTGCTAACGGGCGAGTTCTTTCAGGGTCTCAACGCACGGCGTGACGAATGGCAGCTTGACTCGGTCGCAACTGATAACGCGAACGGAGTTCAGGTCGCGCTTCGCCGTAAATTCCTAAATAATCGAATTCCGGTTTTCCAGTTCGGCATCTTTTACGATGACGACCTCGAATTTCACCCCGGCCCGCGATTCGACTTTGGTGGACGCGTCCATTCAAACGGCTCGATATTTCTAGCCGCAAGTACCGGGCTTTACTTTTCGTCAAAAGTATCCGCGGCGAACCATGTCGTCACCGACGTAGCTAAGAACGGCAATGCTTATACAGCGTGGGGCGACAACGTATTTGTTAAGAACGCATCAGGCGTTTTCACGAAGCTCGCATACAATATGGGCAGTGTTTTAACGAACCCGGCGGTCGGTGCTCCGGCGACGACCAGTCCGTTGCCGACAACCTACAAATCGGCTAACTGGAAATCAAATATGAATCTTTTCCAGGGTAATCTTCTCGCGAACACAAAGCCGCTGCAACTACCGCTCAAGATCAATAGCGATATCTCGCTTCAGAATTTGGACCTGGTCGAGGTCATCAAACGTGGAAAGAAGATAGGCGATATCTGGAATAACGGTACAGGCACGGTCGCAAGCCCGAGCCTCGCTGCGGTAACCGCCGCCAATGAAGATGACAAGGTTACGGCGGCCGAGAGATATTACAACAAAACCGGAATCCGCGTTTCACTTGCTGACAGCAAAGTAAAATTGCCGGGATGTGCGACCACACTAGGCACGGCGGTCACAACACCGTGCGGCATTAGGCTCGACGGTGACGCGACGGGACTAGTGTCGGGAGCAATTGCCGGAAATCGTGGTTACGTGCCCCGAGCAATGACCGGAACACCGGCATATCAGGCAACTGCTGTTAACGGAAATCGGTTTGCCACGGGAAATGCGGGAGGCGGTGAAAACTGGATCAAGATCGAAACGGTAGTCTTTAACCCGGCAACGATCACGTACGACACGATGGACATCACGCAGGATATGCTTGCGTTGGGTGTCACCGACGTCCCGGCGAATGACACGACATTCAAAATTGCCGACGCAAATTACTACACAAACGGTATTGATGGCAGATCGGTCTTCGAACTCCAGCGATTTATTATCACTGGGCCGAATATTCCAAATACCGGATATATTTCCTCCGTCGGAACAGGAGCGAACTCGTACAACTACATTATGCCGGGCACGGTCGCTACCGGAAAGAGTTGCACCAGTGGCGTGGACGCTCTTACGACAACAGGAGCAGATATTGGAACTATCACCGGATCACCCAGTTACTTTCCAAATAATTTTAGCGGAGATCAGCGTTTCGTAATGCGGAGCGCCACCGTCACGGGCATTACGGGCAAGATACCGTGTGTGGTACCGTTTCCGATCAATATGTTCGACACCCGCGAAGGGCTATATAACGACACGTCCTCCGTATTCAATCCGAAAAGCGGCACGGCTCCCGGTTATGGAACGGCTGTTCCGTGGGCAGGCGTGATGAGTATTGTGGACATTGACGTTGCAAACTTAAAGAAGTTTTTAGACGGAACGTGGGACGCCAAGATGCCGACCGGAACGCCGTACTACACTGCTTCCGGGCACGTGCTGCGTTCGAGTGACATCCCCCAGAATAATGGCTGGGTGATTTATGTTTCGGATCGTCGAGGCGATTTTGACTTCGATGGCGAATACGATATGGAGGATATTTTTGGCGCCAACGACGGAATTATGCAGCCGAGTGAAGACTTTAACGGCTCGGGTAATCTCCAGGCTGACTATACCAACGAAGCGATCCGATACACCGGCACCGGAGCGAGTGCTCCCCGGGACATCGCCGCAGTCTTTAATCACAAATTCTACCGCCGCGGAGTCCGTCTGAAAAACGGCACACTGCCTCCCGGAATTTACGACAGTGCCACTCCGTCAAATACGCGAGGGATTACGTTTGCATCTGAGAATGGCGTGTATATTCAAGGGAATTTCAACGCAACCGGAATTTCATCGGTTGGAACGCCGACTGCATCTAACCTTTATCTTCCGCAAGGGACATCGAGTCACATTCCCGCATCGGTTGCGGGCGACGCGATAACCATTCTTTCAAATGCCTGGACTGACGGCGAGAGCTTTGTTTATCCGTTCACGCTTTCCAGTAGGGCCGCCAGCGAAACCACACAACGTTTTGCGATGCTCGGTGGAGACACCATAACGTCGCTAAGCGGTTCGCCTAATCAGGGCGGCGGCGATCTACGGATGAATGGCGGCGTCCATAACTTTATGCGATTTTTAGAAAATTGGGGTACCCGCCTAAACTACGCAGGTTCTCTGATCAATCTCTATAATTCGCATAACAATAATGGAGCGTTCAAATGTTGTAACAACGTCTATGATCCGCCGGAACGTAACTGGGTTTTCGACGCGACATTCCTCGACGTCAATCGCCTGCCGCCGGGAACGCCGTATTTCCAGAATATCCAAATGACCGGATTCCAAAGGGTTAATTAA
- a CDS encoding FHA domain-containing protein has product MTKIEKAKLSPDYLLRGTLTKIGDTFDRLTGRRWLPSSSLAASELISRMKTLLDAEAKIVSGKGTVVPHNIQIKMQWDKFSTDSESSIEILENELLTAAVDHINDSLYYTFAPIRLSVRPDYFTDGVKMLVGFENFGEDEREVEVNVTVPSIDLNKTNTEAIALPSKTRYLVTAQFQIKAGIRKSTAELDGGERMTVGRSVGNDLAIDDISVSKIHAAISLDDSGTLTVADTGSTNGTFINGERISYGKAIAFDPSRSVRFGTVEVKFDIAQIELPEAELEEVQMGAADTVEIGGFEFSSRQTDVSGPTPADKPVIEHTSAEDSTKDGQ; this is encoded by the coding sequence ATGACTAAGATCGAAAAGGCAAAATTATCGCCCGATTACCTGCTCCGCGGGACGCTTACCAAGATCGGGGACACGTTTGACCGCTTGACCGGGCGGCGTTGGTTGCCCTCCAGTTCGCTTGCGGCCAGCGAGTTGATCTCACGTATGAAAACGCTACTTGATGCCGAGGCGAAAATCGTCTCCGGCAAAGGCACGGTGGTACCACACAACATCCAGATCAAGATGCAGTGGGATAAGTTCTCGACGGATTCTGAGTCCTCGATCGAGATTCTCGAAAATGAGCTTCTAACTGCCGCCGTTGACCATATTAATGACAGCCTTTACTACACGTTCGCTCCGATTCGCCTTTCGGTACGCCCGGACTATTTCACCGACGGAGTGAAAATGCTTGTCGGCTTTGAGAATTTTGGCGAAGACGAACGTGAAGTCGAGGTAAATGTCACGGTTCCGTCTATCGACCTCAACAAAACGAATACGGAAGCCATCGCACTACCGAGCAAAACCAGATATTTGGTCACTGCCCAATTTCAAATCAAAGCCGGTATTCGAAAGAGCACGGCCGAACTTGATGGCGGCGAGCGAATGACTGTTGGGCGATCAGTTGGAAATGACCTGGCGATCGATGATATCAGCGTGTCCAAGATACACGCCGCGATCTCGTTGGACGACAGCGGCACATTGACGGTCGCCGATACAGGTTCAACAAACGGCACATTTATTAACGGCGAACGCATTTCTTACGGTAAGGCGATCGCCTTCGATCCTTCCCGCTCCGTCCGTTTCGGGACCGTCGAAGTTAAATTTGATATCGCTCAGATCGAACTTCCCGAAGCTGAGCTGGAGGAAGTACAAATGGGGGCCGCAGATACGGTTGAGATCGGCGGATTCGAATTTTCCAGCCGTCAAACCGACGTCTCAGGACCGACGCCCGCGGATAAGCCTGTAATCGAACACACTTCGGCGGAAGACAGCACAAAGGACGGCCAATAA
- a CDS encoding RNA methyltransferase, giving the protein MIDLPKITSRDNQRLVNVRKVRDHHVSDKVFVEGKRLAAEALRSDVSVSACFVSERFVMSDENSRFIMELSSASRFIFELPDRVFQTIAATEHSQGVILIAERPEKNSLAIESRLSGGKCLPIVVLLYHINNPSNLGAVLRTAEAAGVAGIIITKQSADVYSPKSIRASMGSIFRMAIWNDVELDPVLRWAADKGLRATTTAAAATATHTAVDWSIPRLLIFGSEAHGLNGIDLGISDERVKIAIESPVESLNLAVSAGIILFEAKRQIDSKPII; this is encoded by the coding sequence ATGATTGATTTGCCAAAGATCACAAGTCGCGACAATCAACGTCTGGTCAATGTCAGAAAGGTGCGGGATCATCACGTATCGGATAAGGTGTTTGTCGAAGGCAAGCGTTTAGCTGCTGAGGCGCTCCGCTCTGACGTTTCTGTTAGCGCCTGCTTTGTCTCAGAGCGATTCGTGATGTCCGACGAGAATTCACGATTCATAATGGAGCTGAGCTCAGCGTCTCGTTTCATCTTCGAATTGCCGGACCGCGTCTTTCAGACTATCGCCGCTACCGAACATTCGCAGGGCGTTATCCTGATAGCGGAAAGGCCGGAAAAAAACTCACTCGCGATCGAATCCAGATTGTCCGGAGGCAAATGTTTGCCAATCGTGGTATTGCTTTATCACATCAATAATCCATCGAATCTCGGAGCGGTCCTACGTACGGCAGAAGCGGCCGGCGTTGCCGGGATCATCATTACCAAGCAGTCTGCGGACGTTTATTCGCCCAAATCCATAAGGGCATCAATGGGGTCAATTTTTCGGATGGCGATCTGGAACGACGTCGAGTTAGATCCGGTCTTAAGGTGGGCGGCTGACAAGGGACTTCGTGCGACCACGACGGCCGCGGCGGCAACTGCTACACATACGGCGGTCGACTGGAGCATCCCGCGGCTTTTGATCTTTGGATCCGAAGCCCACGGCCTCAACGGTATCGACCTCGGCATTAGCGATGAGCGAGTGAAAATAGCGATCGAATCGCCGGTCGAAAGTCTGAACCTCGCCGTTTCCGCGGGGATCATTTTATTTGAAGCCAAACGTCAAATCGATTCAAAACCGATCATTTAG
- a CDS encoding prepilin-type N-terminal cleavage/methylation domain-containing protein, translated as MNAIRKKFARLMSRDAVNNESGFSLLELMIAMVIFLIISAAIYGLLQIGTFDRNRASRRSDVLKNARVAVHMIGRDVLNAGLGYHRRGAIVPDNFLSTRFGIPADVDGNRDMLTGVIVGNERNTNNLNSDTAARTDTITFAYRDMDFNGGNVIDLLGVAAVSGNPTVPRLTSKLATGAAAAKPYDLYLVESDTSQIAIMASAVNGSNTIDAAPTDPLGINQPINGVGNLGSVLRQCTSSADQNCTTYSATAKRVFVVSYQVKPDGTLVRVIYGNNRGAAAAAQIQELPLAYNVEDLQIRYILNDGSTSDNPSVGPDGIVGTIDDDWQGFNDVRQVLITIKVQSTEVDEKTGKPESITLNSTFSTRNLGYDAG; from the coding sequence ATGAATGCTATTCGAAAGAAATTTGCACGGCTAATGTCCCGAGATGCCGTAAACAATGAGTCCGGATTCAGTCTGCTTGAACTGATGATCGCGATGGTCATCTTTTTGATAATTTCGGCAGCCATATACGGACTGCTCCAGATCGGTACCTTCGACCGAAATCGAGCAAGCCGCCGATCAGACGTACTTAAGAACGCTCGTGTGGCTGTGCATATGATCGGCCGCGACGTATTAAATGCCGGCCTTGGATATCACCGCCGCGGGGCGATCGTCCCGGATAACTTCCTTTCGACGCGATTCGGTATCCCTGCCGACGTCGACGGAAACCGAGATATGCTGACGGGCGTTATCGTCGGCAACGAGCGAAATACGAACAATCTCAACAGCGACACCGCCGCCCGTACCGATACGATCACATTTGCGTACCGCGATATGGACTTTAATGGTGGAAACGTGATCGATCTGCTGGGAGTAGCCGCAGTATCAGGTAACCCTACCGTTCCCCGGTTGACGTCAAAGCTCGCTACAGGTGCCGCGGCAGCAAAGCCCTACGACCTTTATCTTGTCGAATCTGATACATCTCAGATCGCGATCATGGCATCGGCTGTCAACGGCTCAAACACAATTGACGCGGCCCCGACCGACCCACTCGGGATCAATCAGCCAATAAATGGTGTGGGCAACCTCGGCAGCGTACTCCGTCAATGTACGTCGTCCGCAGATCAGAATTGCACAACGTACTCAGCGACTGCTAAGCGAGTTTTTGTGGTCAGTTATCAGGTCAAGCCGGACGGCACTCTGGTTCGAGTGATCTACGGCAATAACCGTGGAGCGGCCGCGGCGGCACAAATACAGGAGTTGCCCCTCGCTTACAACGTCGAGGATCTACAAATAAGGTACATCCTGAATGACGGATCAACGTCAGACAATCCGTCGGTCGGGCCTGATGGCATCGTCGGTACGATCGATGACGATTGGCAAGGGTTCAACGACGTGCGACAGGTCTTGATCACGATCAAAGTCCAATCGACGGAAGTAGACGAAAAGACCGGCAAACCGGAATCGATCACCTTGAATTCGACATTTAGTACAAGGAATTTGGGATATGACGCAGGTTAA
- a CDS encoding FtsW/RodA/SpoVE family cell cycle protein, with translation MKNRTSSHVFILLLIVLLTAISHYSIHYGALIRGYDTSMATAGRNLLLLLLLAFIPIILKKFIRFDGNWTLYTTAVLLFSIGLTVQYRLFSDPEYTSRKDKAEARQSKLRTLQLHYIQENYSAEKKQMMGLPATPPSPVDLSEETPRPADDDLKSVLLSGNTINPLIGIFGMIAAFILLRRDKMIAFLQNNGFLIVLLTLVPLIIAAITSRAGKVGNMTPWEPAKVPFLIGFAAILSVLYRNLARTYWGIPRAKDVVPLVVMAVLPFVPFFVLKDFGQMMVFSAVYATLYLVAVRRFSQRFVLVGSVLLAVAILVVGALPPKTQEKIPLLPTLAAPVKLILPNRIQQRFHLWLDGFDPPTPETSWWKQDYDEYYKRLVEKDPDLPQMIADDPDLQRTINVDAWFDILAFQPAQATFGLASGGTTGRGLGLGYPELIPVADSDYIFAALAEELGLFGGLLVTFALIVFVTAGIRTARDSRDMFSKLCAVGLSAFIGFQALVNIGGITRALPMTGITLPFVSHGGFSLITSFAMLGMLLAFSHRNSLDRRRDEFDPSTLPETVNPQ, from the coding sequence GTGAAGAACCGCACATCATCACACGTATTTATACTTCTACTGATCGTCTTACTGACGGCGATCTCGCACTATTCCATTCATTACGGTGCCCTTATACGCGGTTATGATACTTCAATGGCAACCGCAGGTCGCAACCTGTTACTGCTTTTATTACTTGCATTTATCCCCATTATATTAAAGAAGTTTATTAGGTTTGACGGCAATTGGACATTATATACGACCGCCGTTTTGCTTTTTTCGATCGGGTTGACCGTTCAATACCGACTTTTTAGTGACCCGGAGTACACTTCGCGAAAGGACAAGGCAGAGGCGAGGCAATCGAAACTCCGCACTTTGCAGTTGCATTACATACAGGAAAATTACTCCGCCGAAAAGAAGCAGATGATGGGCCTCCCGGCGACTCCACCGTCACCGGTCGACCTCTCCGAAGAGACGCCGCGTCCTGCCGATGACGACTTGAAAAGTGTTCTGCTGTCGGGAAACACGATAAACCCGCTGATCGGCATATTTGGTATGATCGCGGCATTCATTTTGTTGAGACGGGATAAGATGATCGCGTTCTTACAAAACAACGGGTTTCTTATCGTCCTCCTGACGCTTGTGCCGTTGATAATTGCCGCGATCACCTCCAGAGCCGGAAAGGTTGGAAATATGACGCCTTGGGAACCGGCTAAAGTTCCCTTTCTGATAGGCTTTGCCGCTATTTTATCGGTCCTATACCGAAATCTTGCCCGCACCTACTGGGGAATCCCGCGTGCCAAAGACGTGGTTCCGTTGGTAGTTATGGCGGTACTTCCGTTCGTGCCGTTCTTTGTTTTGAAGGATTTCGGCCAGATGATGGTTTTCAGTGCAGTTTACGCAACTCTCTACCTGGTCGCGGTTCGGAGATTTTCGCAGCGATTCGTGTTGGTCGGAAGCGTGTTGCTTGCAGTTGCGATCTTGGTCGTCGGTGCCCTGCCGCCGAAGACTCAGGAGAAGATACCGCTATTGCCCACGCTTGCAGCACCGGTGAAGTTGATACTGCCAAACCGGATCCAGCAGCGTTTCCATTTATGGCTTGACGGATTTGATCCGCCGACGCCGGAGACGTCCTGGTGGAAACAGGATTACGATGAATATTACAAACGGCTCGTTGAAAAGGACCCCGATCTTCCTCAAATGATTGCCGACGACCCCGATCTGCAGCGGACGATAAATGTGGATGCGTGGTTTGATATATTGGCATTTCAACCGGCCCAGGCGACCTTCGGACTAGCGTCGGGCGGCACCACGGGCCGTGGTTTGGGACTTGGATATCCGGAACTGATCCCGGTCGCGGACTCGGACTACATCTTTGCCGCACTTGCCGAAGAACTTGGACTTTTTGGGGGTTTGTTGGTAACCTTTGCCCTGATCGTATTCGTGACCGCAGGCATCAGAACGGCCCGCGATTCCCGTGATATGTTTAGCAAGCTTTGTGCAGTTGGGCTGTCAGCTTTTATCGGATTTCAAGCGTTGGTCAATATTGGCGGCATCACGCGGGCACTGCCTATGACCGGGATCACGCTGCCGTTCGTTAGTCACGGTGGTTTTAGTCTTATCACGAGCTTTGCAATGTTGGGAATGCTTCTGGCGTTCTCCCATCGTAATTCACTGGATCGGCGGCGGGACGAATTTGACCCGTCAACCTTGCCGGAAACTGTTAACCCACAGTAG
- a CDS encoding serine/threonine-protein phosphatase, with protein sequence MTENIRIQSASISDRGLSEKRPQNEDSFLEIPDCGIFAVADGVGGAQAGEVASQMAVEILGEAFTNISPNDDPEEVMRTALQQANAAIHQMSNELSQLSQMATTVVALQLDGNIATIGHVGDSRLYRLDADGTLHRETDDHSMVGEEVRAGRMTEEQAENHPSKNIISRALGAESTVIVDLKTMLVSSDSTFLLCSDGVTRHIGDLELAGILQNADDLAATCLRIKELCYERGAEDNLTAVIVKVLGIADDAPMIQSPPIALDVPAVSPAVDDEMQTIATSRSAILDGPTYEVDDDDELLELDTAELHLPPAKYSEPDVFAVGLPETPAANTWEQVADELVANSEDEYAGSSEDINVASPFTSAEPMPAEDSGQSDHSNAGIDRFAVAESRSSVLSAPASDKLEIFGANSDSSSVESSGSFGRTAASVGLLLVGSVIGLLAYHFFLVPKPQSVDLPAPTQMQSDNIPLSTFEKGRRLVDADPATYIAKVGAAPTDCEGLYLLGRAYLLSGDFMKGREALVQARTLIATADPVNRATVSTEIMLALAVTNDPEAQRNLKKEIETIKAANSTANTNVSSNRPK encoded by the coding sequence ATGACAGAAAATATCCGCATTCAATCTGCCTCGATCAGCGATCGTGGACTTAGCGAGAAACGACCGCAAAATGAAGACTCGTTTTTGGAGATCCCGGATTGCGGTATTTTTGCCGTTGCGGATGGAGTCGGCGGTGCTCAAGCCGGTGAGGTAGCTTCGCAAATGGCGGTCGAAATATTGGGCGAGGCATTCACTAATATTTCCCCAAATGATGATCCGGAAGAAGTAATGCGGACGGCCCTGCAACAGGCAAATGCGGCGATACATCAGATGTCGAACGAACTGTCGCAACTATCACAGATGGCCACGACCGTCGTCGCTTTGCAGCTTGACGGCAATATCGCAACGATCGGACACGTCGGAGACTCGCGGCTATACCGTCTCGACGCCGACGGCACATTACATCGCGAAACCGATGATCACTCGATGGTCGGCGAAGAGGTCCGCGCCGGACGAATGACCGAGGAGCAGGCCGAGAATCATCCAAGTAAAAACATCATCAGTCGAGCTCTCGGGGCGGAGTCAACAGTTATCGTTGACCTCAAGACGATGCTCGTCAGCAGCGACTCGACATTTTTACTCTGCTCTGACGGCGTGACCCGGCACATTGGTGATCTCGAACTTGCCGGCATTTTACAAAATGCCGATGATCTCGCTGCCACGTGTTTGAGGATCAAGGAACTTTGCTACGAGCGCGGTGCTGAGGACAATCTGACTGCGGTGATCGTGAAAGTGCTCGGAATCGCGGACGATGCTCCGATGATACAGTCACCGCCGATCGCTCTCGATGTTCCGGCAGTATCGCCGGCAGTTGACGATGAAATGCAAACGATTGCCACTTCCCGTTCGGCTATCCTGGATGGGCCGACATATGAGGTTGACGACGACGACGAACTGCTTGAACTCGACACCGCGGAACTGCATTTACCTCCGGCGAAATACTCTGAGCCCGATGTCTTTGCCGTCGGGCTGCCCGAAACACCGGCTGCCAATACTTGGGAACAGGTTGCGGACGAACTGGTCGCTAACTCTGAAGACGAGTATGCCGGAAGCTCTGAAGACATCAACGTAGCTTCTCCGTTTACATCAGCCGAACCGATGCCGGCGGAGGATAGTGGTCAGTCAGACCATTCCAACGCAGGAATTGACCGATTTGCAGTCGCTGAGAGCCGCTCGTCAGTGCTTTCGGCCCCGGCGTCCGACAAACTCGAGATATTTGGCGCCAACTCCGACAGCTCAAGCGTTGAGTCATCTGGTTCATTTGGGCGAACCGCAGCATCGGTGGGACTTTTGTTAGTCGGATCGGTGATCGGTTTGCTCGCATATCATTTTTTCCTCGTTCCGAAACCGCAATCGGTCGATCTGCCTGCTCCGACCCAAATGCAGTCAGACAACATTCCGCTAAGCACATTTGAAAAAGGGCGACGCTTGGTTGATGCCGATCCGGCAACCTACATTGCCAAGGTTGGGGCCGCACCGACCGACTGCGAAGGCCTCTATCTGCTCGGGCGAGCGTATTTGTTGTCCGGTGATTTTATGAAGGGCCGCGAAGCTCTGGTCCAGGCGAGGACACTCATCGCCACTGCCGACCCGGTAAATAGAGCGACCGTTTCGACCGAGATTATGCTTGCACTAGCCGTCACAAACGACCCGGAAGCACAGCGCAATCTGAAAAAGGAGATCGAAACAATTAAAGCGGCCAACTCAACTGCGAATACAAATGTGAGTTCCAATCGACCTAAATGA